Proteins encoded together in one Mus musculus strain C57BL/6J chromosome 16, GRCm38.p6 C57BL/6J window:
- the Atp5o gene encoding ATP synthase subunit O, mitochondrial precursor, translating into MAAPAASGLSRQVRSFSTSVVRPFAKLVRPPVQVYGIEGRYATALYSAASKEKKLDQVEKELLRVGQLLKDPKVSLAVLNPYIKRTVKVKSLNDITKREKFSPLTANLMNLLAENGRLGNTQGIISAFSTIMSVHRGEVPCTVTTASPLDDAVLSELKTVLKSFLSPNQILKLEIKTDPSIMGGMIVRIGEKYVDMSAKSKIQKLSKAMREML; encoded by the exons ATGGCCGCGCCTGCAGCGTCCGGACTGTCTCGACAG GTTCGGAGCTTCAGTACATCTGTGGTCAGGCCCTTTGCCAAGCTTGTAAGG CCCCCTGTTCAGGTCTACGGCATCGAAGGCCGCTATGCAACCGCCCTGTACTCTGCTGCATCTAAGGAGAAGAAGCTGGACCAGGTGGAGAAGGAGCTGCTGCGCGTAGGG CAACTCCTGAAGGACCCCAAAGTGTCTCTGGCTGTTCTGAATCCCTACATCAAGCGCACCGTCAAAGTGAAAAGCCTAAATGACATCACGAAAAGGGAAAAGTTCTCCCCGCTGACGGCCAACCTCATGA ATTTACTTGCTGAAAATGGTCGCCTAGGCAACACCCAGGGTATCATCTCTGCCTTTTCCACCATCATGAGTGTCCACCGCGGAGAAGTGCCATGCACAGTGACCACAGCATCT CCTCTAGATGACGCTGTTCTCTCTGAGTTAAAGACGGTGCTGAAGAGCTTCCTGAGTCCAAACCAAATACTGAAACTGGAGATCAAG acTGACCCGTCAATCATGGGCGGGATGATTGTCCGAATTGGGGAAAAGTACGTTGATATGTCTGCAAAGAGCAAGATTCAGAAGCTCAGCAAGGCCATGCGGGAGATGCTCTGA